One region of Salvia miltiorrhiza cultivar Shanhuang (shh) chromosome 3, IMPLAD_Smil_shh, whole genome shotgun sequence genomic DNA includes:
- the LOC131015302 gene encoding uncharacterized protein LOC131015302, which produces MSPLFSFTMIPPPALRSADSPKLIWGKSEIAGRRHLPPPSNSLHFASPHRTFPPPPPRFYDIWRLQTRLPFLPLYFAAVRPQVSTAVPLTFLGSCGEFNLPLPPSPIPPPFPSPGDLPSRLPPLPTDSGGREALKTTAGYVVQPCLPFLKTRHCPCAVVGDSSASTNKAATPGSHK; this is translated from the exons ATGTCACCTCTCTTTTCCTTCACCATGATTCCCCCGCCAGCCCTCCGATCTGCCGACTCCCCAAAATTGATTTGGGGAAAATCAGAAATCGCCGGCCGCCGCCACCTGCCACCTCCATCTAATTCCCTCCATTTCGCTTCTCCACACAGGACTTTTCCCCCACCCCCGCCGCGATTCTATGATATTTGGCGTCTCCAGACCAGACTCCCCTTCCTCCCGCTGTATTTCGCCGCAGTCCGGCCTCAAGTCAGCACTGCCGTCCCTCTAACCTTCCTTGGGAGTTGTGGCGAATTCAATCTGCCCCTTCCACCTTCTCCGATACCACCTCCATTTCCATCCCCCGGCGATCTGCCCTCCCGGCTTCCCCCCCTACCTACAGATTCCGGCGGTCGCGAAGCGCTGAAGACCACGGCCGGCTATg TCGTTCAACCGTGCCTTCCCTTCCTGAAAACTCGCCACTGTCCCTGTGCCGTCGTCGGAGACTCCTCTGCCTCGACGAACAAGGCAGCCACCCCGGGCTCTCACAAGTGA